The stretch of DNA CCAGATAGACTCCCAGAAAACAAGCTCACAACGGCATTGGAATCATTCGGCCTGATGCATATAAGCCCACAGCCATCAGATCGAATCCGACATAATAGAAATGGAAGCCAAGGGAATATTCAGCAAAGCTAAATAATGATGTTCACCTTTCCATTTGCCAATGAGACCTCAAGGATTCATATACATAAAAGCTGATTGCTATACCCGGTCCAACTCCCTGTAACTCGTAAAAGTTACTGGCAAGTCAACTCAAAAACCATTCTCAGTAGAAGCATGTGGCTTACCAATAACGTGGCCCCAAGGCCTTTATACAATCCTCTCCCACTCTCTTCTCTACAAATTGTGGACAACGTATGAAAGATGCCCTTGTAATACCTGGTGGTTTTCTGCAGAAAATTAGACAGGGCAAAGTTAGCTTACCAAATGATGTTCCGTTGGTCTGTAAAGCTgcattgcatgaaagttgaaccTAAGGATGTTGTAAGTTCTAACTGGAAGTTAGATTGGTTGATTGGTTCAGTGTTATTCAGAAAAAGAAGACAAACATCATTGGTTAAGTTGAATATAAGGCCCAAGGCCTTTATACAATACTCTGCCACTCTCTTCTCTACAAATTGCAGACATTGTATGAAAGATGCCCTTGTAATACCTAGTGGTTTCTGCGGAAAATTAGGAAGGACAAAAAAGGACAGACCCAGTGCTAGAAGCTCCCACACCAGGTGGGGTCTGGGGAAGGATTATACGAGGCAAGCCTTACACCTGCACAGTGCAATGCAGAGAGGCCGCGTCGAACCCAGGACCTCTTGGCACAAGTGGGGAATACTTCACCACTGCGCCAGGCCTGTCCTTCTGGAAATTAGAAAGCACAAAACAAATTAATTACTTAGCTTGCTAAATCATGTTCCTTTGGTCTATAAAGCTgcattgcgtgaaagttgaatcTAAGGATGTCCTAagttctactccctccgttccaaaatagatgactcaactttatactattttggaacagagggagtaactGGAAGTTAGATTGGTTAAGTATTATTcacaaaaagaagaaaaatataCCTGTGTTGCCAAACGAGTTCGAACAACATCCAACGGGTAAGTTACAGATGCAGCTGTCACTCCCGCTAGACCACCACCAAGTAAACGTACGACACTAACATAATTTGGGTCATCCAGGCCAGGCACCATTCCGAGAAGCTGCAATCGTTATTCAAAACTCATCAAACTATAACAAAAAGCATAAAGTCATGAACAATCTTACAAGTTAACATACTGAAACTTAGTGCTGACCTTTTTGTATCGCTCATAAGAATAGAAGCTCATGGCGGAATAAGGTAATCGATGTACAATGGTGACAAGATTGCCTTTCCAAAATGCCCCAAATCCTTCTTCTCGAACAATCCGCGAAGCCTCGTGCCATATACTACACTTCCTTAGAGCTGCAGCATCTGAATGCATACCTGCCACCTGTCGGATCAGTATGTCACAAGCTCGTATAACAAACTTTATCATCAACATATGGGTCATGTCTTGTGTGACACAAAAAATTATATCACTGGGTTCGCATTCAGGAACCATTTCAAGAGATTGCGATTTTGTAGATATGATATGAACAGCATAAAGTACAACAAATTCACAGCCAAAGGTTGAACTTCAGACAGTGATTGGACACTATATGTGCAGTGTTGTAAATTACaacaacaataatagttcatgactGTCGACCAGGGATGTACAGTTTCGACCAATCAGTTAAAAGGAGGGAAGAATCTATAAATCGCACTCAGGGAACTAAGTTGAGATTATCAGCATCCAATTCCTTTCAAGAGCCTACATGTGAAGCCAGAAGCCTCTTCACGCTCACATATAACCACATTAATTGCTACCCCCATGCCTTTTTAGCTCCCAATTCCTTATCAGAGGTCAGGGCACATTTAAAGGGGATTCCTTTTAAGGTCAAATCATGTCCTGGACAAAGAATCTCGCAAAATCAAAAGGATTGCTTTAATTAGTCCTCGCCGGTGCATCGTATGCTCTAAAATCCCGCCTCGGGCCACAAATTCGCAGGCGCGGAAGCAAGATACTACCCTCCCCTGTCCCCTCCGAGCTCCCAATCCGTCCGTGCACACGAGAAGGCCGGAGCCAAAAGAGGGGGCCGGGAGGAATTGTACCTGGAAGAGGATGGTGAGGCGGGCGAGGGGCGCGGTGCAGGTCTTGCTGACGACGCCGGCGAAGCCCCCGGCGGCGAGGTGCGCGGCGGTGCCGATGTggcgctgctgctgctcctgGCGGGGGGAGGCCGAGACGGCGCCGCGGCCGTCGAGGGCCACGCCGCCCACCCGCGCCTCGGTCTGCATCGGCGGGCGGGGAGGGGAGGGTGGGACGGCGGGTGGGGATTGCGGCTAGGGTTGGGTCGCTCGCGGGGGGCGGTGCGGTGTGGATGGCGGACGGACGCGTGCGTGCGTGCTTGCGTCCGCGCCCGGAGTTCGAAAGCGGCGACGCTGCGTGCGTGCTGCGTAGCCCGTTCCGCCTCCTCACGTTTATTGTTTTTTTAGTACTCCAGCTAGGCGCTGGCCATAGTTTTTCCTTGCGAGATTTTCTTTCGTTTCTTGGGGCCGGGGCCAGGGCTCTTTCTTTTCCTTGTATTTTGGTCTCCGGTTTTTTTTAACAGGTACAGATGCAAGCGTTTATAGACATCTTGTAGTCGATAGAAATGTCTCCTCTGTGCATTatcaaaaattctgaaataaatttaaAATAAATACGAGCATCAGAACTTAAATTTTGATGGGCTGAGAATACCACTGTCCTCTTAATCATCAAACTACGTTGTTGATTCACGCCTTCGGGTATTTTTTGACCTTGCCTGTTGCCCTCATGTATCTTTCCTACTTATTTATGGTGGTGAGTTATATGGGACCACGCaaaaaaataaatatttttttaCCCACATGTGGGACTAGTAGTAGACATAAATTAATAAAGGTTACTTTTACAAGGTGTGAAACATCCCAGATAAACAAATCGCTGCCCGAATGTGAGAACGACAAATTATAAATGCAAGTTTGCAGTTTTAACTCAAAATTATGATATTGATTTTAGTATTTTTACTGAACCAATTCTTCAAGTGATATGTTATAGCAATGAGGGCAAATAAATTGCAATTTCAACACGGAGATAGATGTTGTCCTCCTACCTAATCCATGATAGTGtgcattcaatgtactcataccATCCAAAAGAACTTACTGATGCACATTCTAATACATTTCAAATTCAAAATATTATCTCACTATAAATCTTGCAATGGACCTATTATGATCGCTCAAGACTCTTGAGTGACAGCAACATGATCTTTCATTATATATTTTCGCTCTCTTTTCAAACGTGAACAATGCAACGACTGCAAAATACCATCATCTTTTGATGATCTCCTAAACCGGTGATAACTCCTCAGCTTTTTTGGCTCATAGCAACACAGAGAACAAGACCACAAGAAAACAATTTACAAGAACTACTTTAAGGCAGCAACATCTGGACAAACAAGCTTTAAAGCTTCCAGAAAAGTGTGCACATACATTATGCTATTAAAAAGGAATGAAGATAGGGAAAGGTTTGCTTCAACAATCGATCTCACTGGTTTTATCCAGCGCCTCTCACAGATGACACGTGGTTGTGGCCCACACACGTTGTAGACCAGTCACACTTTCCAGACTATCCTTATCCACACGATATGGTTTTTGCAACAAGGTATCTGTTGCAAAGAAGGTTTGCAACAAGACTCTTGTTTTGCTAAGACAACGACTGCGGTTCAACATCTTATTTCATTACAAAAAAATTTGCAAAATTATTCATGTTGCAAAAGTTTTCCGCAACATCAACTATATTGCCAAAAGGTGAAAGCGAAAAAATTATTCTGCAACACATCCTTTGTTGCAAAGGGTTTTGCAACACTAGCCGTTGCCGAGTGGATGGACCTTTATAAAGATCCTCCGACCGACACGCAACACGCCCCATATAGATTGTCCTTATAAAGAGAAAATAATCTTAGCATATAAAACCCCAATGTTTTTTGCAAATACTCAAATGCTTGATGACCGCCTTCCCAACGCCGTAGAGGGGATGATCTCCTCCTTTTTGCTGAACTCTATTTATGTTTGTTTTGCTAAAAAACAATCTAAAATATTATTATTATTCTTGGTTCTTACCAAAAATCTTAGGGACTTTTTGCAATTTCTACGCTAGACACTTCATATTCCCTACGTCCACAAATATAAGATACTTTGAATATTTCAATATAGATTACATATGGTCATACATGGGTGAACAAACACAATAGATGTGTCTATATACATCTCATTTAGAAAAAAATGGAACATCTTATTTGTGAACGGAGGAAGTACTTTGGTAAAATGAAATATTGTAAAACTGAAAATATTGATGGCTTGTTTTCTAGTAAAGGAAGGGCCCCAAAGGACCCATAATGACGCATTAGATATAACGTGTCGAAATGTTTTTACACAAGAATCCAATAGAGAGAGAAAATTATAACTCGGGTCCTAGCATTTTACATCAGAGACCCATATTTCAATTGGACGTGTCCGTTAAGGACTAACATACTACCCCGCCTCATGCTTGGTTTGAGCAGTTCAGCTTTGTGATTCAAGCTGTTGGTTTCTCGTGAGCATGACCCTGCACTTTTCACTCATACATCTGGCCGCGGTTGTACCTTGCTTCTTCTCTATATTGATGATATGTCGATCGAGATGATCAGAAGTACATTGCTTTTGTTAAGAAAAAGTTGAGTGAACAATTCAAGATGTCAGATTGATTTTTTATCTCAGTTATTTTCTAGGAATTAAGGTTGATCAAACTATTGAATGGTTACTATCTCTCCCAGCATCGCTATACTCAGAATTTGACCCATTGTTTCCTTTCCAAACTAGTTATTTGTTTCTGGCCGAGAAAGCAATGACTAAGGGAAGTACAACCATAACATAAATTCGACTTTGATCGAAATGTTTTTCCCTTCGCATCCTGAAGCTGATCATAGAAATGGTCTGGTAAAATGATCTTACCTTCCTTTTGCACATTAACTAGTATTTTATGAGAGACGACGAAGATCTAAAAGAGAGAAATAAACGAGAAAACAAATAACATGGGGATTTTATTGGATCTCGAAATCCTCTCTTTCCCGAAGTATTTTTTTGATGAATAATCAAGGACCCATATCACCTTGCGATTCGGCCTTATCAAAAGCTTCAACATACACCAAGTTCACCGTTGTCGGGGGATGACACCTTTGAATGATGAACTCGATGGGATCTCCTATTTTGGAGTGCTGCTATTCCGCGACCTGTGCAGGGGGAAACGAGCAAATGCGCACCCACCCACACACTTTGGGCCTGCCCATTGAGGAGGCCAATGCCTCTTTCTTTTTCATTACATTTATTGTTTTAAGTTTCCTCCCTTTTTATTTACTTAAAAAAACATTCAGGCTTTCAAAATAGTTCTGattttttaaaatgttcaaaaACTAGAATATTTGCAAATTCTGGATTTTAGTTTTCCATTTCTGAAAAACAAAATGTTCATGCATTAAAAAATGTTTGTAATTTTGGAAACATTTTCAAAAAATGCTCATGAATTCAATAACAATGTTCATGTCtcgcaaaaaaaatgttcatgaatactaCAAATATGTTCATGGATTTTAAAAACCTGCAAATTTAAGAAATCTTTAATAAAATTAAAATAATGTTCACGACTTTCAAAAAATGCTCATGAATTCAGAAAATGTTTGTGAAGTCCAAAAAATATTAAATCTGTTTTTTAAAAAATCACGAGCTTGAAAATGTTCCCGAATTTAAAAAATATGTTCCTGACTTATAAAATGCTCAtgaattttgaaaaatgttcatgtattTCATAAGATGTTCATGTGTTTGAAAAATATACACaacttttcaaaaatgttcatggattAGAAAAAGGTTCACTGATTTAAAAAATTGTTACCAAATTTTAGAAATGTTCATAAATTTTAAATTTTCTTTACAATTTTGAAAGTTGATCTCGATTTCAAATAAGCTTTTGAAATTTTTAACaagtttataatttttaaaaaaattgtgatattcagagaaagaaaatgataaataaaaaatagcaaataaaaagaaaaaggaaaccaaagaaagagaaaaagatgAAAGAAGACAGACAGAAAAAACCAGAAATAGACTAAACGGGCGGGGGGTGCAAGTTCAGTCGCTCTCCCCTATTTTGCACGTTTGACTCGCACACGGAATAGGACCCGCCCCTATTTTGCGCGTTGGCCGACACAAGACGGCCAAACGTGCGCGCATTTGGGCCGGTCCATGTACGGAGCAGGGTGCCCCTGTTTTTCATTTTTCGTTTGtttgttttttcttttcctttttattATTTAATTTTGAAAATGTGCTTTATCTTTATATCTATTTTTATTGTAGAGAGCTAATGTTATTTGTGGATGAAATTTTGCAACAACGTCAAACATTTGATCGTGTTTCATGCCGCAAAATTTCAGATGTTTTGGATCACATTTGATATTGTTTTCGGGGCTTTGTAAAGGCGGGTGTAGTACACCCGAGAGTAGAAAATGCGCTCTTGTTTCAGAGCTGTGCTTTGTAACAACTGCCCAAACTTCAGAACTACTGATCAAAGTACAACAACTAGCACAAaatattgccacctatgttgtcCACCCAAGATCCCCTAAAAAAAAGTTGTCCACACAAGCTATAGAttacaacggtggcctgaacttGGACGTGAATCCTGGAGACTGGACTGCTGACAGATTGGCAGGTAGAGGCTGGCCTCCATGTAATAACTCTGGTGATCTAAAAAAAATAATCCTCGAGGCAGTGCAACAATTAGGGCAGGACCAAGACCAATGGCCTGTTAAACGCGGGTTGGGCCGACCTTTGGACTAATAAAAAGAACAACACGTTTGGGGTTAGGCCAATTAGCACTGCAGGCTTGTTTCAGTTCGAGGCATCCATTCTGTGCAAGAG from Triticum urartu cultivar G1812 chromosome 3, Tu2.1, whole genome shotgun sequence encodes:
- the LOC125542557 gene encoding mitochondrial substrate carrier family protein B-like isoform X2, with the translated sequence MHSDAAALRKCSIWHEASRIVREEGFGAFWKGNLVTIVHRLPYSAMSFYSYERYKKLLGMVPGLDDPNYVSVVRLLGGGLAGVTAASVTYPLDVVRTRLATQKTTRYYKGIFHTLSTICREESGRGLYKGLGATLLGVGPGIAISFYVYESLRSHWQMERPNDSNAVVSLFSGSLSGIAASTATFPLDLVKRRMQLHGAAGASQIEKSSITGTIRQILQKEGPRGFYRGIVPEYLKVVPSVGIAFMTYEVLKSMLSSIDGDDEN
- the LOC125542557 gene encoding mitochondrial substrate carrier family protein B-like isoform X1, whose protein sequence is MQTEARVGGVALDGRGAVSASPRQEQQQRHIGTAAHLAAGGFAGVVSKTCTAPLARLTILFQVAGMHSDAAALRKCSIWHEASRIVREEGFGAFWKGNLVTIVHRLPYSAMSFYSYERYKKLLGMVPGLDDPNYVSVVRLLGGGLAGVTAASVTYPLDVVRTRLATQKTTRYYKGIFHTLSTICREESGRGLYKGLGATLLGVGPGIAISFYVYESLRSHWQMERPNDSNAVVSLFSGSLSGIAASTATFPLDLVKRRMQLHGAAGASQIEKSSITGTIRQILQKEGPRGFYRGIVPEYLKVVPSVGIAFMTYEVLKSMLSSIDGDDEN